The window GCGCCGCGGCGAGCGCGTCTTCGTCGACCTCATACCCGTCGAACAGTTCCGGCACCGGCATCTCGTTGTGCCGCCCCACTGCGCGTGAGTGGTTCCAGATTCCCGCCACCTCTCCCTCCGCCAGAATGACCGGTCGCACCATCCCGTTGCCGCCGGTCGTGACGACGGCCAACGCCGCGTCATCGGCGGCCACCGAGCGATCCGCGTAGGCGATCACGTATTCCTCATAAGAGGGCAGCACCCGCACGGTCGGGACGTGGGGCTCACGCCGCGGCGGCGCGGATGCCGCGAACACACCGTCTTCGACCTCGCGGACGCGCTCGACCGCACGCGCGGCGGCCGCGCGTGCGGCCGTCAGTGGCAGCCCGGCCCACCAGGCGAAGTCGCCGGCGGAGGCCGGTCCGTGCCCGATGATGTAACGGACGAACATCTCGCCGACGGGGTCGGCGGGCGTCGCGGCATCCCTCACCCACTCCTCCGCCAGCACGAGGTACTGGTCGCGTGTGAGCCCCTCTGTGCGCGTCACCACCGGCCCCTGCACCAGAACGCCGCGTACCGACAGCGCGAACAGCAGCTGCAGACCCCGTCCGGCGCCAGGATCGATGCCGCCGGCGGTGAGCATGTCGAGCGCCTCGGTGCGGGTGAGCCGCCCGCCGCCGCGAAGCCCCGCGCGCAGCAGGGTCTCGGCGCGCGCGACCGTCGCGTCGTCGAGCCCGAGAGTTCGCCGTAACGACGCGGCCTGCCGCCACTGACGCTCTCCGGTCACGCTCAGCACCCAGGGCAGGTCGGCGGCTGGGATCAGGTGGAGCGTTCCCCGCATCGTCCACGACCGCACGAGCGAACCGTCGTCGAACACCGCATCGACCTGCGACAGCCGGGGCTCGCCGCGGGTGCGGGATGCCAGAGCCCAGCGCCCGCCCCAAAAGTCTTGTGCCTGCACGGCGAGCATGTGGCCGGCGGCACGCTGCACGGTCGCCGCGGGTGCGTCAAGCCGATGCGAGCGCAGACGTTCGGAGCGCAATGCGGTGAGATCCATTCCCCCATCATGACGGCGGGTTCGGACAATCGCCGGGAGCTGACGCACTCGCCCGAGTCGGTTCGTCTACACTGGTGGAAAATACGTACCGCGTTTGCGTCCAAGGAAGGACCTTCATGACCACTCCCGTCGCCCTCGGCACTCCGCAGCACGCTCCTGTCCCCTTCGATCCCGAGATCCAGGCTGCACTCGATGCGATGCCGCAGATGCCACCAATGACCCGCGAGACGCTGCGCGGCGGCCCGGCGATGCCGTTCCCGAGCAACGACGAGATCATCGGTGACCGGGCCATCGACTGGGAGGACCGGGTCATCCCCGGCCCCGCCGGTGCGCCCGACATCGAGGTGACGATCTATCGCCCGCGCGCCACCGAGGGGCGCGCACTGCCGGCCGTGTACAACATCCACGGCGGCGGCATGATCGTCGGCCATCGCTCATGGGAGGCCGGCCGGGTCATCGACATCGTCGCCGAACTCGGCGTCGTCGGCGTGAACGTCGAGTACCGGCTGGCGCCAGAAAACCCCTTCCCCGCCGGGGCTGAGGACTGCTACGCGGGCTTCGTCTGGCTCGCCGAAAACGCGGCCGAGCTCGGTGTCGACCCCGGGCGCATCGTCGTGATGGGCGGTTCCGCCGGGGGCGGGTTCAGCGCTGCCGTGGCCCTGATGGCGCGCGACCGTAAGGGTCCGCAGATGGCGGGCCAGCTTCTGCTGTGCCCCATGATCGACAACACGAACAGCACCGTCTCGAGCCTGCAGTACGACGGGATCGGTACGTGGCAGCGTGACGCGAACCTGCTCGCCTGGTCGTGCGTGCTTGGCGACGACGAGGCCTTCTCCACAACCGCCCCCGCCTACGCGGCACCCTCGCGAGCGACCGAGCTGTCGGATCTGCCCCCAGCGTTCATCGAGGTCGGCTCGGCGGAAATGTTCCGAGACGAGGATGTCGAGTACGCCTCGCGCATCTGGGCGACCGGTGGACAGGCGGAGCTGCACGTGTGGTCGGGCGGCTCACACGGTTTCGACATGTACATGCCGGGCAGCGCCCTGGCGCGGGCGGCACTCGCCGCGCGCTCGTCGTGGCTGCGCCGAGTGCTGGCGGTGTGAACATGGCGCTCATCCCCGTCCCCTACGACCCCGAACTCGTCCCGGGGCTGAACGCCTTCCTCGCGAACGTCGAGGCCACGCCCTTGGTGGGTGACACTATCGCGCACAATCGCATGCACTTCACACAGCTGACCCCGCCCGTCGGGCAGCAGATCGCCGGGCGCGAGGTCACGGCCGAAGAACGAAGCATCCTGGGCCCGGCTGGCCCGCTCGAGATCACGATCATCCGCCCCGCCGAGCCGCGGCCGTACCCTGTTGCGGGTGCGCTGTCCATCCATGGCGGAGGGATGATCCTCGGCACGCGCGCGTTCGGCACCGGTGAGATCATCGACTACGCCGAGCGGTACGGCATGGTCGGGATCTCGGTGGAATACCGGCTGGCACCCGAGTCGCCCGGTCCCGCGCAGGGCGAAGACTGCTATGCGGCGCTCGTCTGGTTCGCCGAACACGCCGAGGAACTGGGCGTCGACCCCGAACGGATCATCGCGACCGGCGCCAGCGCCGGCGGCGGACTCTCTGCGATCGTCGCGCTCATGGCGCGCGATCGACAGGGACCGACGCTTGCCGGTCAGCTGCTGAACTGCCCCATGCTCGACGACCGCAACGAGACCGTGTCGTCGCACCAGTACGACGGTATCGGCGCGTGGGACCGCAACAACAACCACACCGCCTGGAACGCCATCTGCGGCGCGGATCGGTTCACCGACCGCGTGTCGCCCTACACCGCGGCATCCCGCGCCACTGATCTGGCGAACCTGCCCCCAGCCTTCATTGAAGTCGGGGCCGCGGAGGTGTTCCGCGACGAGGCCGTCGACTACGCCACCCGCATCTGGGCGGCCGGCGGGCAGGCTGAGTTGCACGTGTCGGCCGGCGGCTTCCACGGGTTCAGTGGGTTCGCCCCCGACGCCGAGGTCTCGCGGGCGGCGAACGCCGCCCGCGAGAGCTGGCTGCGCCGGATCCTCGGCGTTTCGTGACTGCGGCGAGGGCGATGCCTGTGCGCATGTCGGTGCTGCGCGCGATGCTCGTACTCGGCGTGCTGGAGGCGTTCGGGCCGCTCTCGATGGACGTCTACATGCCGCAACTGCCGCATCTGGCACGCGGCTTCGACGTGCCTGACTCGCTCGCGCAGGCAACGATGTCGGCGTGCATGATCGGGCTGGGGCTGGGTCAGCTCATCGCCGGGCCTCTCAGCGACCGTTTCGGCCGGCGGCGTCCCCTCGTCATCGGCGTGGCCGCGTTCGCGGTGCTGTCGGGGGCGTGCGCCGTCGCTCCGTCGATTCAGATCCTCCTTGTCGCGCGGTTCCTGCAGGGCGTGGCGGGGTCCGCGGGTTTGGTCATCTCGATGGCGGTGGCCCGCGACATGTTCAGCGGCGTCGAGCTGTCGCGCATGCTGTCGATGCTCGCGCTCGTGTCGGGGTCGGCACCGGTGGTCGCCCCCCTGATCGGCGGTCAGCTCGCGCTGTTCATGGACTGGCGCGGGGTGTTCTGGGTGCTCACGGGTGTGGGCGTAGCACTCGTCGCGCTCGTGCTCTTCGGCCTGCCCGAGACGCTCGCGGCCGGCGTGCGGCACAGCGGAGGATTCGTCGAGCTGCGTCGACACATGGCAGCCGTGCTGCGCGACCGGCTGTTCGTCGCCGTGCTCGTGGTGGGTGCGACCAGCGGCATCGGGTTCTTCGCCTACCTCTCGATGTCGAGCTTCGTGCTTGAGCAGGAGTTCGGTCTCACCCCGCAACAGTTCAGCTTCGTGTTCGCCGCAAACGCGGTCGCCAACATCGTCGGCGGGCAGCTGAGCCGGCTGATCGTCGCACGGATGACTCCGCAGCGTGTCTACCTGCTCGGGGCCCTCGCCACCGCGACGGCGACCGTCGCGCTCTTCGTATGGGCGCTGGTCGGAGCAGGCCTGGGCGCCATCGTCGTCGCGCTGGTCCTCTTCATGTTCTGCGTCGGCTTATCGGGGCCGAACGGCACGACGCTGGCCCTCACACACCACGGATCGCGGGCGGGCACCGCAGCGGCCGTGATGGGGATGTCGTCGTTCGTCGTCGGCCCGATCGTGGCACCGCTGATCTCCTCGTGGGGGACCACGGCCGTGGTCATGGCGGCCACGATGGCCGCGGCATCCATCGTCGGCGCAACCGTCGCATGGTTCGCGGTGCGACCAGCCGCCCGTGGTGTCGCGGCGGATGCCACGCCCGCTTCCCCCGCCGAGGCTTGACGGGAGTCATCCCGGAACAGGAAGGACGATCCCCACGCAGCGAGGTCAGGGAGCGCGGCGCCAGCCTGCCAGAAGCTGCGCAAGCATTTCCTCGCGGCGCGGTGCCCGCGCCAGCGGCGAGGCCTGCACCTGGCGCAATTGCAGTGCTTCGCACACCGCTAACACGGCGTCGGCCAGCCCGCGCACGGGGGTCGCGGCATCCAGGTCGCCGTCGGCGACGGCCTCGTCGAGGTGGCGGGCCATCCCCTCGCCCCATGCGCGCTCGACGCCACGCGTGAGCTCGCGGAACTCCTCATGCGCGGGCAGCAGCCCCCAGAAGCTCACCACAACCGTCGCCTCATTGCGGGTCTGCGCATCGTGCGGCACGATCTCTCGGATCATCGCCCGCACGGCATCGAGCCCCCGTCGGCCCTCGAGCGCCGCCTGGATACGCGCATCGCTCTCACGGTAGACGCGCTCGAACGCCGCGCGCACCACCTCGTCGAACCCACCGAAATAGTGCCACAGCGCGCCGGCGGCGATGCCAGCCTCGTCAGCGAGCACACGGCTCGTTGCCGCCGCGACGCCCGAGCGCGCGACGATGCGCAGATACGCGTCGACGATCTGGGCGCGGCGCTGGTCGGGGTCCACGCGTCTGGGCACTCTTCGATCATGCCCGCTCGTCCGACTCCGATGGGGTCGACGCGCGGCATTCTCGGAGTATTATTGAGCAACCGCTCAAACTTACGTGTGCGCCCGCGCACGGCTTGGAGAGGATTCGCAATGTCGCACCCCGAGCACGCCCCTGCACCACAGCACCCCCTCGATCCCCTCACCGGCGTCGAGATCGACCGCGCCCGCGAGATCCTCGTGGCCGCAGGTCTTCTCGGCGACACATGGCGTGTACCGATGCTGCTGCCCGATGAGCCCACCAAAGACGAGCTCGCGGCGTGGAATCCCGGCGACGAGATCGACCGGCGGGTCGACGTCACGCTGATGGATGCCGCGACCGGCCGCGTCATCGAGGCCATTGTCTCGATCACCCGGGGCGAGGTCATCAGGGCTCACGAGCACGCTGCATCCGAGCCACCCTATGGCCAGCCGCAGTACCTCTTCGAGGAGTACGGCCGTGCTCAGGAGATCGTCAAGGCCTCTCCCGAGTGGCAGGCGGCAATGCGCCGGCGTGGCCTTGAAGACCGGATCGACCTCGCGTTCTGCTCGCCACTCGCGCCGGGTTTCGTCGGCCGGGCGAACGAGGTGGGGCGGCGCGTCATCCGATCGCTCACGTTCCTGCGCGACAGCGAAGACGACATTCCATGGGCGCACCCCGTGGAGGGCCTCATCGTTCACATCGACCTCGTGAAGAACGAGGTCATCGGCATCGAAGACGAGGGAGATACCCCGGTTCCGGCCGGCAGCGGCCAGTACACGGGCGAGGCTGTGGGACCGGTGCGCACTTCGCTCAAGCCCATCGAGATCACCCAGCCCGAAGGGCCCAGCTTCCACGTCGACGGCTCGCATGTGCAGTGGGAGAACTGGTCGTTGCGTGTCGGCTTCAACGCCCGCGAAGGCCTGGTACTGCATGACGTGCGCTTCGCCGACCGGCCGGTGTTGGCGCGCGCGAGCGTACCGGAGATGGTGGTTCCCTACGGCGACACCAGCAACACCCGGTTCTGGATAAGCTACTTCGACGCAGGAGAGTACCTGCTCGGCAAGAACGCGAACCACCTCGAGCTCGGCTGCGACTGCCTGGGCGTCATCCGCTATTTCGACGGATACGTCGCCGACGACCACGGCCACGCGGTGCAGATCCCCAACGTCGTGTGCATGCACGAGGAGGATTACGGCATCCTCTGGAAGCACACCGAGCAGGGCCCGGTCGGCGCTCAGGTTCGGCGCTCGCGGCGGCTCGTCGTCTCGTACTTCTCGACGATCGGCAACTACGACTACGGCTTCTACTGGTACTTCTACTTGGACGGCTCGATCCACCTCGAGGCGAAAGCCACGGGCATCGTGTTCGTCGGCGCGGGCGAGCCGGGAAGCACGAACCCACACGCGAACGAGATAGCACCGGGCGTGTTCGCGCCTGTGCACCAGCACCTGTTCTGCGCACGGCTCGATGTCGCGGTCGACGGTGAAGACAATCGTCTCGTCGAAATCGACGCGGCGCGCATTCCCATGGGCGAGCAGAACCCGTTTGGCAACGCCTTCACCTGGACCTCGACGACGCTGGCCACCGAGCAGCAGGCGCAGCGCGAGGCGGACACCTCGGTCGCACGCGTCTGGGAGGTGCAGTCGGCTTCGAAGACCAACTACACCGGCGCGCCCACTGCCTACCATCTGATCCCCGAGCCGACAGCGCTGTTGATGGCAGATCCCGGCTCATCGGTGGCAGCGCGCGCCGCATTCGCGACCAAGCACATCTGGGCAACCGCGTACGAGCCGGGCCAGATCTGGCCGGCGGGCCGCTACCCGAACGCACACCAGGGCGGCGCCGGGCTGCCGGCATACTCGGCCGGCAACCGGTCGATCGACGGCGAAGATTTCGTGCTCTGGCACACGTTCGGTCTCACGCACATTCCGCGCACCGAGGACTGGCCGATCATGCCCGTCGACTACGCCGGATTCTGGTTCAAGCCGTACGGGTTCCTTGACCGCAATCCCGCAATGGACGTGCCCGAATCCAGCCAGGCACACGCGCGGGACGGTGGATCATGCTGCTGCGGCGGAGGGCCCTGCCATTGCGATCACTGAGCGTGCGGATTCCCAGCGCCGGGTGAGTCTCGGCTCGCGGTGTTCGACACCGTCGCCCCCTCTCCAATCGTAGGAAATAGAATGGGTCCGTCCCCCGCGTCGCGCGGGCGGCGCCGACCGCTCCGGCACGGCACCGCAGTCATACACTGGGAAACCACCGCGCACGTGCACGAATGGAGTCCTCCACAGCCATGCCCAAAGCCATCGACCACGACCAGCGACGCCGCGACATCATCGACGTCACCTGGAAACTGATCGTGAAGGGAGGGCTCGAGGCTGCCACGATGCGCGAGATCGCATCCGAGGCAGGCTTCGCCAATGGCGCACTCAAGCACTACTTTCCGGGCAAGGACGACATCATCCAGGGCGCCTATCAGCTCTCGATGGACCGCATCGTGGAGCGTCTGACCGAGTCTACGAAGGGCCTGACCGGCATCGATGCCTTCCGTGCGATCGTCCGCGCGACAATGCCATTGGATGCCGAATCCCGCGATTCCGCCCGCGTACTGTTGGCCTTCTGGGAACGGGGACTCTCGTCCGACACGATCCGCGATGCATACCAGGGGCACCTCGCCGGCTGGCGCTCAGACTCGCTGGAGCTCATCGCCCAATGCCGGGCGCAGGGGCTGATCGACACCGACGCGAGCGACGAGGAGATCGTCCGGGAGATGATCTACATGAATGTGGGTGCCACCGTGCTCAGCGCCATCACCCCCGACTTCTCCGACCGAGCCAACCTGGAAGCGATGATCGACGGCTTCTTCGAACGGTTGGGAGTGCCACGTGAGACCGGGCCCGGATCCGAATAAGACCTGAGCCCGGCCGGTCTTCAGGCGAGGATCCTTCGCAGCCAGCTCATCCGCGCGTCGTTCGCCGCCCGGCTGACGATGGCCTCGGGCGAAAACCCGCTGAAGCCGTGGTGCGCACCCGACCAGACATGCAACTCGGCCTGGC is drawn from Microbacterium protaetiae and contains these coding sequences:
- a CDS encoding winged helix DNA-binding domain-containing protein, which codes for MDLTALRSERLRSHRLDAPAATVQRAAGHMLAVQAQDFWGGRWALASRTRGEPRLSQVDAVFDDGSLVRSWTMRGTLHLIPAADLPWVLSVTGERQWRQAASLRRTLGLDDATVARAETLLRAGLRGGGRLTRTEALDMLTAGGIDPGAGRGLQLLFALSVRGVLVQGPVVTRTEGLTRDQYLVLAEEWVRDAATPADPVGEMFVRYIIGHGPASAGDFAWWAGLPLTAARAAAARAVERVREVEDGVFAASAPPRREPHVPTVRVLPSYEEYVIAYADRSVAADDAALAVVTTGGNGMVRPVILAEGEVAGIWNHSRAVGRHNEMPVPELFDGYEVDEDALAAALDRYSRFIAG
- a CDS encoding alpha/beta hydrolase, producing MTTPVALGTPQHAPVPFDPEIQAALDAMPQMPPMTRETLRGGPAMPFPSNDEIIGDRAIDWEDRVIPGPAGAPDIEVTIYRPRATEGRALPAVYNIHGGGMIVGHRSWEAGRVIDIVAELGVVGVNVEYRLAPENPFPAGAEDCYAGFVWLAENAAELGVDPGRIVVMGGSAGGGFSAAVALMARDRKGPQMAGQLLLCPMIDNTNSTVSSLQYDGIGTWQRDANLLAWSCVLGDDEAFSTTAPAYAAPSRATELSDLPPAFIEVGSAEMFRDEDVEYASRIWATGGQAELHVWSGGSHGFDMYMPGSALARAALAARSSWLRRVLAV
- a CDS encoding alpha/beta hydrolase produces the protein MALIPVPYDPELVPGLNAFLANVEATPLVGDTIAHNRMHFTQLTPPVGQQIAGREVTAEERSILGPAGPLEITIIRPAEPRPYPVAGALSIHGGGMILGTRAFGTGEIIDYAERYGMVGISVEYRLAPESPGPAQGEDCYAALVWFAEHAEELGVDPERIIATGASAGGGLSAIVALMARDRQGPTLAGQLLNCPMLDDRNETVSSHQYDGIGAWDRNNNHTAWNAICGADRFTDRVSPYTAASRATDLANLPPAFIEVGAAEVFRDEAVDYATRIWAAGGQAELHVSAGGFHGFSGFAPDAEVSRAANAARESWLRRILGVS
- a CDS encoding multidrug effflux MFS transporter, with the translated sequence MPVRMSVLRAMLVLGVLEAFGPLSMDVYMPQLPHLARGFDVPDSLAQATMSACMIGLGLGQLIAGPLSDRFGRRRPLVIGVAAFAVLSGACAVAPSIQILLVARFLQGVAGSAGLVISMAVARDMFSGVELSRMLSMLALVSGSAPVVAPLIGGQLALFMDWRGVFWVLTGVGVALVALVLFGLPETLAAGVRHSGGFVELRRHMAAVLRDRLFVAVLVVGATSGIGFFAYLSMSSFVLEQEFGLTPQQFSFVFAANAVANIVGGQLSRLIVARMTPQRVYLLGALATATATVALFVWALVGAGLGAIVVALVLFMFCVGLSGPNGTTLALTHHGSRAGTAAAVMGMSSFVVGPIVAPLISSWGTTAVVMAATMAAASIVGATVAWFAVRPAARGVAADATPASPAEA
- a CDS encoding TetR/AcrR family transcriptional regulator, yielding MPRRVDPDQRRAQIVDAYLRIVARSGVAAATSRVLADEAGIAAGALWHYFGGFDEVVRAAFERVYRESDARIQAALEGRRGLDAVRAMIREIVPHDAQTRNEATVVVSFWGLLPAHEEFRELTRGVERAWGEGMARHLDEAVADGDLDAATPVRGLADAVLAVCEALQLRQVQASPLARAPRREEMLAQLLAGWRRAP
- a CDS encoding primary-amine oxidase, whose protein sequence is MSHPEHAPAPQHPLDPLTGVEIDRAREILVAAGLLGDTWRVPMLLPDEPTKDELAAWNPGDEIDRRVDVTLMDAATGRVIEAIVSITRGEVIRAHEHAASEPPYGQPQYLFEEYGRAQEIVKASPEWQAAMRRRGLEDRIDLAFCSPLAPGFVGRANEVGRRVIRSLTFLRDSEDDIPWAHPVEGLIVHIDLVKNEVIGIEDEGDTPVPAGSGQYTGEAVGPVRTSLKPIEITQPEGPSFHVDGSHVQWENWSLRVGFNAREGLVLHDVRFADRPVLARASVPEMVVPYGDTSNTRFWISYFDAGEYLLGKNANHLELGCDCLGVIRYFDGYVADDHGHAVQIPNVVCMHEEDYGILWKHTEQGPVGAQVRRSRRLVVSYFSTIGNYDYGFYWYFYLDGSIHLEAKATGIVFVGAGEPGSTNPHANEIAPGVFAPVHQHLFCARLDVAVDGEDNRLVEIDAARIPMGEQNPFGNAFTWTSTTLATEQQAQREADTSVARVWEVQSASKTNYTGAPTAYHLIPEPTALLMADPGSSVAARAAFATKHIWATAYEPGQIWPAGRYPNAHQGGAGLPAYSAGNRSIDGEDFVLWHTFGLTHIPRTEDWPIMPVDYAGFWFKPYGFLDRNPAMDVPESSQAHARDGGSCCCGGGPCHCDH
- a CDS encoding TetR/AcrR family transcriptional regulator is translated as MESSTAMPKAIDHDQRRRDIIDVTWKLIVKGGLEAATMREIASEAGFANGALKHYFPGKDDIIQGAYQLSMDRIVERLTESTKGLTGIDAFRAIVRATMPLDAESRDSARVLLAFWERGLSSDTIRDAYQGHLAGWRSDSLELIAQCRAQGLIDTDASDEEIVREMIYMNVGATVLSAITPDFSDRANLEAMIDGFFERLGVPRETGPGSE